A genomic window from Silene latifolia isolate original U9 population chromosome Y, ASM4854445v1, whole genome shotgun sequence includes:
- the LOC141632293 gene encoding uncharacterized protein LOC141632293, translating to MNRDRSWMNHNGVKDRRKPEYKAGVDEFLEFAYRDKNVETALKCPCLNCRLGLAQNRKTMQCHLLVYGIDSSYNPWVSHGESEELNDNSEDENVGETLGSEDDELAFDDMGPLVYDATNLWNSTNSGIVDGEEETMGVGPTSLNDDTPEVLLKLVEDMEAMLYPGCQTYKRFEFIISLLHIKVSNKWSDSSFSMLLRALHRAFNYDKIFPESSYEAKKYKKALGLDYVKIDACINHCVLFRKEFANEEKCPRCLSPRWKEKVVQGGDEFSSDENVRRRTRIPQLVLLHFPLIPRLQRMFISSKLAVYIHWHKDRRRNDDDNEIMRHPSDSEAWKDLDKRFPDFAADARNVRLGLATDGFNPGGMSCRYSIWPVMVVPYNLPPWMCMKSDNIMLSLLIPGPKALGNDIDVFLQPLIDELKELWDIGVQTFDAHTKMSFSMRAVLLWTINDFPAYANLSGWSTKGNLACPCCHKDTESKRLPHGRKWCYMDHRRFLKLDHKWRFNRSCSFGRKMERRPPSNLLTGHDVLE from the coding sequence ATGAATAGAGATAGAAGTTGGATGAATCACAATGGTGTAAAGGATAGGCGAAAACCGGAGTATAAAGCAGGTGTCGACGAGTTTTTAGAGTTTGCTTATAGAGATAAGAATGTTGAAACGGCGTTGAAATGTCCTTGTTTGAATTGTAGATTGGGTTTGGCCCAAAATCGAAAAACAATGCAGTGTCACTTACTAGTTTATGGTATTGATTCTAGTTATAACCCATGGGTTAGTCATGGAGAAAGTGAAGAGTTAAATGATAATAGTGAAGATGAAAATGTAGGGGAGACTTTAGGTAGTGAGGATGATGAACTTGCATTTGATGACATGGGTCCATTAGTATATGATGCAACAAATTTATGGAACTCAACCAATTCTGGAATTGTCGATGGTGAAGAGGAAACCATGGGGGTTGGGCCAACTTCACTTAATGATGATACTCCTGAGGTCTTGCTAAAGTTAGTGGAAGATATGGAGGCTATGTTGTATCCtgggtgtcaaacatacaagagATTTGAGTTCATTATTTCTTTATTACATATCAAAGTTTCAAATAAGTGGTCTGATAGTTCTTTTTCAATGCTATTGAGGGCATTACACCGGGCTTTTAATTATGACAAAATTTTTCCAGAAAGTTCTTATGAAGCCAAAAAGTATAAGAAAGCACTTGGGTTAGATTATGTTAAGATTGATGCTTGTATTAACCATTGTGTTCTCTTTCGCAAAGAGTTTGCGAACGAAGAAAAATGCCCTCGATGCTTATCCCCTAGATGGAAAGAGAAAGTTGTGCAAGGTGGTGATGAATTTTCTAGTGACGAAAATGTCCGGAGGAGAACTCGTATACCCCAGTTGGTCTTACTCCATTTTCCCCTGATTCCAAGGTTGCAAAGGATGTTTATCTCTTCAAAATTAGCAGTTTATATCCATTGGCATAAAGATAGGCGTcgtaatgatgatgataatgaaatAATGAGACACCCATCTGATTCGGAAGCATGGAAAGATTTAGATAAGCGATTCCCAGACTTTGCAGCTGATGCACGTAATGTTCGCTTGGGTTTAGCAACTGATGGATTTAATCCGGGAGGAATGAGTTGTAGATATAGCATATGGCCAGTGATGGTAGTTCCATACAACTTACCTCCCTGGATGTGTATGAAAAGTGACAACATTATGCTATCTTTGTTAATTCCGGGTCCTAAAGCCCTTGGAAATGATATTGATGTATTTTTGCAACCTCTAATAGATGAACTTAAGGAATTATGGGATATTGGTGTACAAACTTTTGATGCTCATACGAAAATGTCTTTTAGTATGCGCGCAGTATTGTTGTGGACAATAAATGACTTTCCAGCTTACGCTAATTTGTCTGGTTGGAGCACCAAAGGAAACCTTGCATGCCCATGTTGTCACAAGGACACAGAATCTAAAAGATTGCCCCATGGTCGCAAATGGTGCTATATGGATCATCGAAGATTTCTAAAACTTGATCACAAATGGAGGTTTAATAGGAGTTGCTCTTTTGGTAGGAAAATGGAAAGGCGTCCCCCTTCTAATCTACTTACGGGACATGATGTGTTAGAGTAG